A segment of the Anopheles cruzii chromosome 2, idAnoCruzAS_RS32_06, whole genome shotgun sequence genome:
CATTCCCGGTTCCTCCTCGATGTGCAGTGGCCGGGCGGATGATCGGCCAGCGGCCCCAACCACCCGCGATTCGTCTCGGCTTTCGTCGCTTTCCGAAATTGATGGTTGCCGCTTTGGGCGTTTTTTGTTCTGCACCGGAGTGCCGCGTTCGTTTGCTTGCAGGACACATTCGTTAATCTTGCCTTCGAACTCCTGCAAAATAGGCGGTGAACAAGTTGAACGGAAATAAATACCTTCCCCTTTTTCGCGTGCCACAACACCGAGCAGCGTACCTTGAATTCCGTCCTCAGCAACGCTTCACGTTCGAGTGCCTCTCCGATGAAGGAGTTAAACATTTCCAACAGTTCCTCcatgttttctgttttttatcTGCAGTCTGAACCGACCGCACTTTGCACACTCCACTTTTGGCGAGATAATTGCTTGGATGCACGGAAAATGCCAGCGGCCACAATGGATGCAAACAGCCGTTCGATGGCAGAGAGCGCGAGCGCGTTGCTTTGAATTGAACAGACGGTTTGCTCGGTGCACTGCGTCCCGAGCTCGAAAAGGCTTTTCGTGATTTTTGAACGAACGGTCCCCGCGATGACAACCAAGGTGCTCACAGAAAGGCCTTTGCTTTTGGGTGGTATTTTTGATCTATTTTGACCAACTGGTGCACTGTAAACGGGAGTTAATGGTTTGGATAAATTCTCTACGAATTTATTTAACTGTATTATTGCGCGTTTGCTCTTTTTGGCGTAGGTTTCATTTCGTCATAATGCTGAACGTTCGTGGTTTATTTTCCCGCTTGCTAGGGTATTTTGACAATTCAAACATAGTAAACATAGCAAACGGCACACTACCGACGACTGGTCCGTTGCACCGATGGGAGAAGCACACTGAAGCCGATAACGCGTGCCGCATTTATCAGCCCTCATGGATCACTCTACGAAATCCTGTGGCAACGTAAGCTTTGCTACCGATCCAAAGTTTAAGGTGGACGTCTTAAAAGCCCCTAGCTCTCGGCTTTGCGATATATGCCTGCTCAACGATTGGGACCCCGTGCGGTATGGTGAGTTGGTTgtgaagaaatggaaaaccggCAGGACACTCGCTTGCCACTACTTCTGTTTGGTAAGTGCACGCACGGTTTGGCTACTGAAAACAGGCTCATCAGTTCACCCGCTTTGTCCACAGCTTTCCGGCACCCTGATCCCTCAGTGCGGCAGTGACACTGCCGGAATATTTGGATTTTTGCTACGCGATATTCTCGATGCCATACCAAAGTTTCGCAGCAAGCGATGCGTGTACTGCAACCGGCTATCGGCATCGATACAGTGCAAGCAAGACGGGTGCGATAAGTGGTATCACTACAGTTGCGGCTACAATAATTACTGCGTCACCGAGTTTACCGGACAGTACGATTCGTACTGCCACGAGCACTTGCCCGAGGAGTTTGAGCTGCCCCCGATGGAGGGACGAAATTGCAACATTTGCTTCGAAGACTTTGCGCCACCCTCCGACACGGAACACAATCCGGTCGCGATCGTCGTATCGAACTGTAGCGCAGAGTGCCCGGTCGGAACGTTTCACCGCGAGTGCCTGCAGCGTTTTGCGTTTAACGCTG
Coding sequences within it:
- the LOC128278444 gene encoding pineapple eye protein-like — its product is MDHSTKSCGNVSFATDPKFKVDVLKAPSSRLCDICLLNDWDPVRYGELVVKKWKTGRTLACHYFCLLSGTLIPQCGSDTAGIFGFLLRDILDAIPKFRSKRCVYCNRLSASIQCKQDGCDKWYHYSCGYNNYCVTEFTGQYDSYCHEHLPEEFELPPMEGRNCNICFEDFAPPSDTEHNPVAIVVSNCSAECPVGTFHRECLQRFAFNAGYNFRCPNCFDKNYKHDAALQGIFVPQRESSWEREAGAFKDLHKRRCTAKECTRRGTYNEKSVASMVGCKVCGGMLMHKSCTELADPREYVCELCFDETFIRLL